A single region of the Streptomyces sp. NBC_00236 genome encodes:
- a CDS encoding carbohydrate ABC transporter permease, whose amino-acid sequence MSAPTLSSRKATAPGPGHSRPARRDSAREDFLRAVRRNISAHGFLIGAVLCFSLFSWYPMVREFILAFQKTEDGKTTWAGWSNLTYVFNDPAFWQAWRNTLLFTVLALLLGFVVPFVVAVVLNEFRHGQGYLRLLVYLPVMLPPVASVLLFKYFYDPGYGLFNRILDVFHLPAQQWLQDTDTAMLSVVIAATWMNMGGATLIYLAALQGIPGELYEAAELDGAGLLRKVWHVTIPQTRLILSLLLLMQVIATMQVFTEPFLLTNGAGPEGSTTTVVYLIYQYAFNFNNYGSAAALGLVLLVVLAGFSAVYVRLSRSSED is encoded by the coding sequence ATGTCGGCCCCTACCCTGTCCTCCCGCAAGGCGACCGCGCCCGGCCCAGGACATTCACGCCCCGCCCGCCGGGACTCCGCCCGCGAGGACTTCCTGCGAGCCGTGCGCCGCAACATCTCCGCACACGGCTTCCTGATCGGAGCGGTGCTCTGCTTCTCGCTGTTCTCCTGGTATCCGATGGTCCGGGAATTCATCCTGGCGTTCCAGAAGACAGAGGACGGCAAGACCACCTGGGCCGGCTGGTCCAACCTGACCTACGTCTTCAACGACCCGGCGTTCTGGCAGGCCTGGCGCAACACCCTGCTGTTCACCGTGCTGGCCCTGCTGCTCGGTTTCGTCGTCCCGTTCGTCGTCGCCGTCGTCCTCAACGAGTTCCGGCACGGGCAGGGCTACCTGCGCCTGCTGGTCTACCTCCCCGTGATGCTGCCGCCGGTCGCCTCCGTGCTGCTCTTCAAGTACTTCTACGACCCCGGATACGGACTCTTCAACCGCATCCTGGACGTCTTCCACCTGCCCGCCCAGCAGTGGCTCCAGGACACCGACACGGCCATGCTCTCGGTCGTCATCGCGGCGACCTGGATGAACATGGGCGGCGCCACCCTGATCTACCTGGCCGCCCTCCAGGGCATCCCGGGCGAGCTCTACGAGGCGGCCGAACTCGACGGCGCCGGACTGCTGCGCAAGGTCTGGCACGTCACCATCCCGCAGACCCGGCTCATCCTCTCCCTGCTGCTCCTCATGCAGGTCATCGCGACGATGCAGGTCTTCACCGAGCCGTTCCTGCTCACCAACGGCGCCGGCCCGGAGGGCTCCACCACCACCGTCGTCTACCTCATCTACCAGTACGCCTTCAACTTCAACAACTACGGCAGCGCGGCGGCACTCGGCCTCGTCCTGCTCGTCGTCCTCGCGGGCTTCTCCGCGGTGTACGTACGACTGAGCCGCAGCAGCGAAGACTAG
- a CDS encoding carbohydrate kinase family protein, giving the protein MPDRLDLLVIGECVADIVREPGRADRVHPGGSPANVAYGLARLGHGATLLTQLGADGNGRLIRDHLTAAGVDVRTDGSTAPTPSAVVTLDGAGRAAYAFEITWSLGAVSLERTPAHVHTGSIAAVTEPGASAVLAAVQSLRAAATVSYDPNVRPELMGDHEAAVRRAELCVALSDVVKASDEDLEWLYPGEDPVKAAERWLATGPAVVLVTRGADGACAVLPGGPLTVEALPAEVVDTVGAGDAFMSGTLHALAAHGLLGPAGRERLREPDRDTVTDVLRRAAASAAVTVARAGANPPDEAELDAALART; this is encoded by the coding sequence ATGCCCGACAGACTCGACCTGCTGGTCATCGGCGAGTGCGTCGCCGACATCGTCCGGGAGCCCGGCAGGGCCGACCGGGTCCATCCGGGCGGCAGCCCGGCCAACGTCGCGTACGGGCTGGCCCGGCTCGGACACGGCGCGACCCTGCTCACCCAGCTCGGAGCGGACGGGAACGGGCGGCTGATCCGCGACCACCTCACCGCGGCCGGGGTCGACGTCCGTACCGACGGCTCCACCGCCCCCACCCCGTCCGCCGTCGTGACCCTGGACGGCGCGGGGCGGGCGGCGTACGCCTTCGAGATCACCTGGTCGCTCGGCGCGGTCTCCCTGGAGCGGACGCCCGCCCATGTGCACACCGGCTCGATCGCGGCGGTCACGGAACCCGGAGCGTCCGCGGTCCTCGCCGCCGTTCAGTCGCTGCGGGCCGCCGCGACGGTCAGCTACGACCCCAATGTGCGACCGGAGCTGATGGGGGACCACGAGGCCGCCGTGCGCAGGGCCGAGCTCTGCGTGGCGCTCAGTGACGTCGTCAAGGCCAGCGACGAGGACCTGGAGTGGCTGTATCCGGGCGAGGACCCGGTGAAGGCGGCAGAGCGGTGGCTCGCCACCGGCCCGGCCGTCGTCCTGGTCACCCGGGGCGCCGACGGGGCGTGCGCGGTCCTGCCCGGCGGGCCGTTGACCGTCGAGGCGCTGCCGGCCGAGGTCGTCGACACGGTGGGGGCGGGGGACGCCTTCATGTCCGGCACCCTGCACGCACTGGCCGCGCACGGACTGCTCGGGCCGGCCGGGCGGGAGCGGCTGCGCGAACCGGACCGGGACACCGTGACGGACGTCCTGCGCCGGGCGGCGGCTTCGGCGGCCGTCACCGTCGCCCGGGCCGGCGCCAACCCGCCCGACGAGGCGGAACTGGACGCGGCACTCGCCCGGACGTGA
- a CDS encoding GNAT family N-acetyltransferase yields the protein MTLLPGLRAYRSGDRDALADICVRTADNGGDSRHLYPDPELMPSIFAAPYAHLEPDLAFVIDDGTGRAVGYILGTADTPRFVTEFRRRWLPLVEDRYPRPEAAPSGPSDEMIALLHNPERMVLPELAAHPAHLHIDLLPDWQRKGYGRELMRAFLAALEAKGVKGVHLCMLTANTRARAFYDRLGFTETEVPDPGPVTYLVRSTAPDL from the coding sequence GTGACCCTGCTTCCCGGCCTGCGGGCCTACCGATCCGGCGACCGTGACGCCCTCGCCGACATCTGCGTCCGGACCGCCGACAACGGCGGCGACTCCCGGCACCTGTACCCGGACCCGGAGCTGATGCCGTCGATCTTCGCCGCGCCGTACGCCCACCTCGAACCCGATCTGGCCTTCGTCATCGACGACGGAACCGGCCGGGCGGTCGGCTACATCCTGGGAACGGCCGACACCCCACGCTTTGTGACGGAGTTCCGCAGGCGCTGGCTGCCCCTGGTCGAGGACCGCTATCCGCGGCCGGAGGCGGCACCGAGCGGCCCCAGCGACGAGATGATCGCCCTCCTGCACAACCCCGAGCGCATGGTCCTTCCCGAACTCGCCGCCCACCCCGCCCACTTGCACATCGACCTGCTGCCCGACTGGCAGCGCAAGGGGTACGGGAGGGAGCTGATGCGTGCCTTCCTCGCGGCCCTGGAAGCCAAGGGGGTCAAGGGCGTGCATCTGTGCATGCTCACGGCCAACACCCGGGCCAGGGCCTTCTACGACCGGCTCGGATTCACCGAGACCGAGGTGCCCGACCCGGGGCCCGTCACCTATCTCGTGCGCTCCACGGCGCCGGACCTGTAG
- a CDS encoding extracellular solute-binding protein produces the protein MRSAGLRRTRRISRASAAALVTALALTSLASCGTSSSKDEDTNSASKGSSDPSAPLDPKTKVTISIDCMPPAAKAAELREWNEDIKTFNKTYPNVTINGKSTPGQCNEPPRFTAMLKGKSQPDVFYAYFSDLQQVLDNDGAEDISAYVTDKTVPALGDIQTQVVDVARKDGKLYGLPTSNYTMGLMINRKLFTEAGLDPNKPPATWDEVRTAAKKIAGLGKGISGYGEYSAGNNGGWHFAATQFGLGGDVVDASGKKAAFNDASGKQVLQQLHDMRWEDDSMGKTQLLKWGDLQKQIASDKLGMFLAAPDDIAYMVQQLGAKYETFGLGPIPGAKGTLFGGNNYLIKKGSSPDQIKAGIAWLNFKNLTVGKGQFDWARTKADQLPVGLPQPNFFLGESKTKDDAARAANATMPVENFKAFMDNPVPGKAEPPKAQEIYKILDNAMSGVLTNKDADIDKLLSTAEQQVNQVLANQ, from the coding sequence ATGAGAAGTGCTGGGTTGCGCCGCACACGCCGTATCAGCCGTGCCTCCGCGGCTGCCCTTGTCACCGCACTTGCCCTGACCTCGCTCGCCTCCTGCGGAACGAGCAGCAGCAAGGACGAGGACACGAACAGCGCGTCCAAGGGATCGTCCGACCCTTCCGCCCCGCTCGATCCGAAGACGAAGGTGACGATCTCGATCGACTGCATGCCGCCGGCGGCCAAGGCCGCGGAGCTGCGCGAGTGGAACGAGGACATCAAGACGTTCAACAAGACCTACCCGAACGTCACGATCAACGGAAAGTCCACCCCCGGCCAGTGCAACGAGCCGCCCCGCTTCACCGCCATGCTGAAGGGCAAGTCGCAGCCCGACGTCTTCTACGCCTACTTCAGCGACCTCCAGCAGGTGCTGGACAACGATGGTGCCGAGGACATCTCCGCGTACGTCACGGACAAGACCGTGCCCGCGCTGGGGGACATACAGACCCAGGTCGTCGACGTGGCGCGCAAGGACGGCAAGCTCTACGGTCTGCCGACCAGCAACTACACCATGGGTCTGATGATCAACCGGAAGCTGTTCACCGAGGCCGGTCTCGACCCGAACAAGCCGCCGGCCACCTGGGACGAGGTCCGCACCGCGGCCAAGAAGATCGCGGGCCTGGGCAAGGGCATCTCCGGCTACGGCGAGTACAGCGCGGGCAACAACGGCGGCTGGCACTTCGCCGCCACCCAGTTCGGCCTCGGCGGTGACGTCGTCGACGCGTCCGGCAAGAAGGCGGCCTTCAACGACGCCTCCGGCAAGCAGGTCCTCCAGCAGCTGCACGACATGCGCTGGGAGGACGACAGCATGGGCAAGACCCAGCTGCTGAAGTGGGGCGACCTCCAGAAGCAGATCGCCAGCGACAAGCTCGGCATGTTCCTCGCCGCCCCCGACGACATCGCCTACATGGTGCAGCAGCTCGGCGCCAAGTACGAGACCTTCGGCCTGGGCCCGATCCCCGGCGCCAAGGGCACTCTCTTCGGCGGCAACAACTACCTGATCAAGAAGGGCAGTTCGCCCGACCAGATCAAGGCCGGCATCGCCTGGCTCAACTTCAAGAACCTCACGGTCGGCAAGGGCCAGTTCGACTGGGCGCGTACCAAGGCCGACCAGCTCCCGGTCGGGCTGCCGCAGCCGAACTTCTTCCTCGGCGAGAGCAAGACCAAGGACGACGCCGCGCGCGCCGCGAATGCGACGATGCCGGTCGAGAACTTCAAGGCCTTCATGGACAACCCGGTTCCGGGCAAGGCCGAACCGCCGAAGGCGCAGGAGATCTACAAGATCCTCGACAACGCCATGTCGGGTGTGCTGACCAACAAGGACGCGGACATCGACAAGCTGCTCTCCACCGCCGAGCAGCAGGTCAACCAGGTTCTGGCGAACCAGTAA
- a CDS encoding ABC transporter substrate-binding protein, whose product MRERTVWEFCDDRGQVSTAGRRPARVLAYVQAGATLWDHGIRPSGIFGSGHDDPAVPDAAKTGSLPLDGVAYAGAGATLDVDTLLGGEPDLVVAVSYGGGQVYGLDPETAKHLEGHVPVVVIDVGQARTLTEIGDRFAGLARSLGAEEPAAATQELDAARDRLRALTSGPDRARVLALSPAGQEQVHLARPRMWPELRVLAELGVGLVEPAEGPGANWSTVGWDRAAALRPAVVLADIRAHATALDELRTDGPWAPVAGSVRVVPWNPEPVCSARAHARFLALVADALEA is encoded by the coding sequence GTGAGGGAGCGGACCGTGTGGGAATTCTGCGACGACCGAGGGCAGGTGTCGACCGCGGGGAGGCGCCCGGCACGGGTGCTCGCCTATGTCCAGGCCGGTGCGACGTTATGGGACCACGGCATCCGCCCGAGCGGGATATTCGGCTCGGGGCACGACGACCCCGCGGTGCCGGACGCGGCGAAGACCGGATCGCTGCCCCTGGACGGCGTCGCGTACGCCGGGGCGGGTGCCACGCTGGACGTGGACACGCTGCTCGGCGGCGAGCCGGACCTCGTGGTGGCCGTCAGCTACGGCGGCGGCCAGGTCTACGGCCTCGACCCGGAGACGGCCAAGCACCTGGAGGGGCACGTTCCGGTCGTGGTCATCGACGTGGGCCAGGCGCGCACCCTGACGGAGATCGGTGACCGGTTCGCCGGGCTGGCGCGTTCACTCGGCGCCGAGGAGCCCGCGGCGGCCACCCAGGAGCTGGACGCGGCCCGGGACCGGCTGCGCGCGCTCACCTCGGGCCCGGACCGGGCGAGGGTCCTCGCCCTGTCACCGGCGGGCCAGGAGCAGGTGCATCTGGCCCGCCCCCGCATGTGGCCCGAACTGCGGGTGCTGGCCGAGCTCGGCGTCGGCCTGGTGGAACCCGCCGAGGGCCCCGGCGCCAACTGGTCCACGGTCGGCTGGGACCGGGCCGCCGCACTGAGACCGGCCGTCGTGCTCGCGGACATCCGGGCCCACGCCACCGCGCTCGACGAGCTCCGGACCGACGGGCCGTGGGCGCCGGTCGCCGGATCCGTGCGGGTGGTGCCCTGGAACCCCGAGCCGGTGTGCAGCGCGCGGGCTCATGCGCGGTTCCTCGCACTCGTGGCCGACGCGCTGGAGGCGTAG
- a CDS encoding glycoside hydrolase family 13 protein, with product MAANRPSEATANWWRDAAIYQIYVRSFADGDGDGTGDLAGVRAKLPYLVELGVDALWFTPWYLSPLADGGYDVADYRAIDPAFGTLAEAEKLIAEARGLGIRTIIDIVPNHVSDQHAWFRAALEAGSGSPERDLFHFRAGRGVDGEIPPNDWVSEFGGTPWTRLDDGEWYLHLFATQQPDLNWAHPAVRQEHEDVLRFWFERGVSGVRIDSAALLAKDPALPDFTVGQDPHPFVDRDELHDIYRSWRAIADEYDGVFVGEVWLPDTERFARYLRPDELHTAFNFNFLACPWDSALLRTAIDDTLAEHASVGAPATWVLCNHDVTRTVTRYGRAETGFDFAAKTFGTPTDLALGTRRARAAALLSLALPGAAYLYQGEELGLPEADIPLDRIQDPMHFRKGGTDPGRDGCRVPLPWAAGEPYAGFGATTAPWLPQPADWSAYAADLQSDDPDSMLSLYREALRLRRSEPGFETAGQPGISRLTWLDTAPEVLAFTRTEGLVCVVNLAAEPAELPLHTAVLLASGPLDPTGRLPQDTAVWLRV from the coding sequence GTGGCAGCCAACCGTCCGTCCGAGGCCACCGCGAACTGGTGGCGGGACGCCGCCATCTACCAGATCTACGTACGCAGCTTCGCCGATGGCGACGGTGACGGCACCGGCGACCTCGCGGGGGTCCGGGCCAAACTGCCCTACCTCGTCGAACTGGGCGTGGACGCGCTCTGGTTCACCCCCTGGTACCTGTCACCGCTCGCCGACGGCGGCTACGACGTGGCCGACTACCGCGCCATCGACCCCGCGTTCGGCACCCTCGCCGAGGCCGAGAAACTGATCGCCGAGGCCCGGGGGCTGGGCATCCGCACCATCATCGACATCGTGCCCAACCATGTCTCCGACCAGCACGCGTGGTTCCGGGCCGCCCTCGAAGCGGGCTCCGGCAGCCCCGAGCGCGACCTCTTCCACTTCCGCGCCGGCCGCGGCGTGGACGGTGAGATCCCGCCCAACGACTGGGTCTCCGAATTCGGCGGCACACCCTGGACCCGGCTGGACGACGGGGAGTGGTACCTCCACCTCTTCGCCACCCAGCAGCCCGACCTCAACTGGGCCCACCCGGCGGTCCGCCAGGAGCACGAGGACGTGCTGCGCTTCTGGTTCGAGCGCGGGGTCTCGGGCGTACGCATCGACTCGGCCGCCCTGCTCGCCAAGGACCCCGCACTGCCCGACTTCACCGTGGGCCAGGACCCGCACCCCTTCGTCGACCGCGACGAACTGCACGACATCTACCGCTCCTGGCGCGCCATAGCCGATGAGTACGACGGTGTCTTCGTCGGTGAGGTGTGGCTCCCCGACACCGAGCGGTTCGCCCGGTACCTGCGGCCCGACGAACTGCACACCGCCTTCAACTTCAACTTCCTGGCCTGCCCGTGGGACTCCGCACTGCTGCGGACCGCGATCGACGACACCCTCGCCGAACACGCCTCGGTCGGCGCCCCTGCCACCTGGGTCCTGTGCAACCACGACGTGACCCGCACCGTGACCCGCTACGGCCGTGCGGAGACCGGCTTCGACTTCGCGGCGAAGACCTTCGGCACCCCCACCGACCTCGCGCTCGGCACCCGCCGGGCCCGTGCCGCCGCCCTCCTCTCGCTGGCCCTTCCCGGCGCCGCCTACCTCTACCAGGGCGAGGAGCTCGGACTGCCGGAGGCCGACATCCCCCTGGACCGCATCCAGGACCCGATGCACTTCCGCAAGGGCGGCACCGACCCGGGACGCGACGGCTGCCGGGTGCCGCTGCCCTGGGCGGCGGGCGAACCGTACGCCGGATTCGGCGCCACCACCGCACCCTGGCTGCCGCAGCCGGCCGACTGGTCCGCGTACGCGGCCGACCTCCAGAGCGACGACCCGGACTCCATGCTCAGCCTGTACCGCGAGGCCCTGCGCCTGCGCCGGAGCGAACCGGGTTTCGAGACCGCGGGACAGCCCGGGATCAGCAGACTGACCTGGCTGGACACGGCCCCCGAGGTGCTCGCCTTCACACGGACCGAAGGCCTCGTCTGCGTCGTCAACCTGGCCGCCGAGCCCGCCGAGCTGCCCCTGCACACCGCAGTGCTGCTGGCCAGCGGCCCCCTCGACCCTACGGGGAGGCTGCCGCAGGACACCGCGGTCTGGCTGCGCGTGTGA
- a CDS encoding cupin, with amino-acid sequence MDAPNDLNALADEHLAAARTSPHGRSAHLLLHEDPLRQTVIALASGRSLDEHNAPPAASLQVLRGSVRLTAASGDVELAAGQLHPIPQERHGLLALEDAAVLLTAVND; translated from the coding sequence ATGGACGCACCGAACGATCTGAACGCCCTTGCCGACGAGCACCTGGCCGCGGCCCGCACCTCCCCGCACGGGCGCAGCGCCCACCTGCTGCTCCACGAGGACCCGCTGCGCCAGACCGTCATCGCGCTGGCCTCGGGCCGCTCCCTCGACGAGCACAACGCCCCGCCCGCAGCCTCTCTCCAGGTGCTGCGCGGCTCCGTCCGGCTCACCGCCGCGTCGGGCGACGTGGAACTGGCCGCCGGGCAGCTGCACCCGATCCCCCAGGAACGGCACGGACTGCTCGCCCTGGAGGACGCCGCGGTGCTGCTGACGGCCGTCAACGACTGA
- a CDS encoding carbohydrate ABC transporter permease — protein MASNTLVSRRGSDVRKSARRRAERGADAGRQRTLISPAQLGRPRGKAFYWIVFTLVIILFTVAFLGPLYWMVTGGLKTTQEVVQSPPTAFPSSLHTENYSQAWTVMDLSKLLFNTLYYAFGALAFQLIFDVAAAYSLSKLRPVFGKVILGMMLATLMIPATVLVVPQYLTVLDVPIFQRNLVNSPWVIWLPSVTNAFNIFLLKRFFDSIPRELLDAASIDGASPLRTLRSIVLPISRPILGVVSIFAVVGVWKDFLWPMLTLPDPSKQTLNVGIYSLASGVPENVLIAALTIASIPTLLIFLLFQRNIMSGLTAGGLKG, from the coding sequence ATGGCATCGAACACGCTTGTCTCCCGGCGCGGGAGCGACGTACGCAAGTCCGCACGGCGCAGGGCCGAACGAGGCGCCGACGCCGGGCGCCAGCGGACCCTGATCTCGCCGGCCCAGCTCGGCAGGCCCCGTGGCAAGGCCTTCTACTGGATCGTCTTCACCCTGGTCATCATCCTCTTCACGGTCGCCTTCCTCGGGCCGCTGTACTGGATGGTCACCGGCGGACTCAAGACCACCCAGGAAGTCGTGCAGAGCCCGCCCACCGCCTTCCCCAGCTCGCTCCACACCGAGAACTACAGCCAGGCCTGGACCGTGATGGACCTGTCCAAGCTGCTCTTCAACACCCTGTACTACGCCTTCGGCGCGCTCGCGTTCCAGCTGATCTTCGACGTCGCGGCCGCCTACTCGCTCTCGAAGCTGCGGCCGGTCTTCGGCAAGGTCATTCTCGGCATGATGCTGGCCACACTGATGATCCCGGCCACCGTGCTGGTCGTCCCGCAGTACCTCACGGTGCTGGACGTGCCGATCTTCCAGCGCAACCTGGTCAACTCGCCCTGGGTGATCTGGCTGCCGTCGGTCACCAACGCCTTCAACATCTTCCTGCTGAAGCGGTTCTTCGACTCCATCCCGCGCGAACTCCTCGACGCCGCCTCCATCGACGGCGCGTCGCCCCTGCGCACCCTGCGCTCGATCGTCCTGCCGATCTCCCGGCCGATCCTCGGCGTCGTCTCCATCTTCGCCGTCGTCGGGGTGTGGAAGGACTTCCTCTGGCCGATGCTCACCCTGCCCGACCCCAGCAAGCAGACGCTCAACGTGGGCATCTACTCACTGGCCAGCGGCGTACCCGAGAACGTGCTCATCGCCGCGCTCACCATCGCGTCGATCCCGACGCTGCTCATCTTCCTGCTCTTCCAGCGCAACATCATGAGCGGTCTGACCGCGGGCGGCCTCAAGGGATAG